GGCAGCATCGGCTACCACCTGAAACTCCTCGAAGAGGCCGGTCTCATCGAAGTGGTCCACACCGAGCAGGTGCGCGCCATCACCGAGAAGTACTACGGGCGGGTCGCCACCACCTATGTATTCCCGCACGTTGGTGAGGACGGCCCGGGGAACGACTTCATCCTGGAGGCGCTCGAGGAGATGCGCCCCGAGAAGGATCACGAGGAGGCGTTCTTCACGCTTCGGCACGCCCGGATCGAAGAGGACCGGGTGACCGAGTTCGCCGATGAGCTCCTCGCCATCGCCGAGCGGTTCGCCGTCGAGCCGCGCAGCGGCACCACCGTCTACGGCCTACTCATGGGAATGTACCCCACCGACCGACCGTCGCTTCCACCCGTATCGACCGACGAAGCACCCAAGGAGCGTGAATGACCGTGCAAGAAGCCCCTGCCGCCACCCCGAAGGTGCGGCTCGGCCCTAACTATTGGAAGCTGTGGTGGGCCAGCCTGACCAGCAACCTCGGCGACGGCGCTGGGATGATCGCCTACCTGTGGGTGGCGTCGGCGGTGACCCGCAACCCGGTGCTCATCGCGCTCATCGCCGTCGCCGGGCAGCTGCCCTGGCTGGTCTTCACCCTCCCGGCCGGAGTCCTGACCGACCGCCTCGATCGGCGCAAGATCCTGGTGTCGATGGACTTCCTGAGGGCGGCGCTCATGGTGGTCCTCGGCATCGGCGTCCTGATGACCGCATCGTCGCTGCCGACGGTGGCGGAGGTGACCGGCGGCATCGACTTGCCCACCAACGTCGGCCTGTATCTGGTGCTGATGTCGACCGCCCTGCTCCGGGGGATGGCCGAGGTGCTACGCGACAACACGGCGCAGACCTTCATGCCCGCTATCGTCCACAAGTCCAATCTGGAGAAGGCGAACGGCAACCTCTGGGGCGCCGAGATGGTGGCCAACCAGTTCGTCGGCCCGCCGATCGGCAGCATCCTGCTCGGCATCGGGTTCGCCATCCCGTTCTTCGTCACCGGGGCAGGCTTCGCGCTGGCCGCCTTGCTCATCCTGACCATCAAGGGCGATTTTCGACCCAAGCGCGCCGCCGCCGAGATCAGCGTGGAGGAGCGGCGCGGTGAGTTCGTCCGCGACATCAAGCGCGGCTTCGGCTGGCTTTGGAAGCACCCGTTGCTGCGGCCGATGGCGATCATCCTCGGGTTCATGAACGCCCTGGGCATGGTCACGTTCTCGGTGTTCATCCTGTTCGCCCAGGAGGAACTCGACCTGGGAACCGGCCTGTTCACCGGGGTGCTGGCGCCGATGGCCGACTTCTTCGGGATGTCGAGCGTCGCCGCTTTCACCTTTGCCCTGCTCATGATGGGTGGCGCCGTCGGCGGGGTCATCGGGGCCGTGGTGGCGCCGAAAGTGAGCAGGGCGATCGGGCCGGGCCCGGCGCTGGCGCTGACGCTCGTGGCTCAGGGGTTGACGCCTCTCGTCATCGGTCTGTCGACGAAGTGGTGGATGGTCTGGCTCATGTTCCTGGCCGCCACCTTCACCGGACTGTTGTGGAACGTGATCACGGTGTCGCTCCGCCAGTCGATCATCCCCGACGACCTGCTCGGTCGGGTCAACAGCGTCTACCGCTTCTTCGCCTGGGGCATGATGCCGATCGGGTCCCTCGTCGGCGGCGGCATCGCAGCACTCACCGCGGTGTTCGCCTCGCGTAGCCTCTCGCTGCGGATGCCGTTCCTGGTGGCGTCCGCCGCCGGGTTCGTGCTGCTCGTCTACGCGCTGCCGCGGCTCACCACGGAGAAAATCGAGGCGGCCCGGCGCGAGGCCGAGAGTTCGACGCCGGAGGCGTCGTGACGATGTGAGTGCATCCTCCTGCACTGACGACAGCGATCGGGGTGTCCCAGGGGCACCCCGATCCGCGTCTCAGCCGTCGGCGTACTTCACCCCACAGGAGTGGTCGGGGCAGTAGCCGTTTGGGTTCTTCGCCAGGTACTGCTGGTGGTAGTCCTCGGCGTAGTAGACGACGTCGAGCGGTTGGATCTCGGTGGTGATGGTGGCCATCCCGGCGTCGGTCAGGTTGGCCTGGAACACGTCACGGCTCCGTTCGGCGGCCGCCAGCTGCTCGTCGCCGATGGTGTAGACGGCTGAGCGGTACTGGGTGCCGATGTCGTTGCCCTGGCGCATCCCCTGCGTCGGGTCGTGGTGCTCCCAGAAGATCGCCAGCAGCTCCTCGTAGCTGATCTCGTTGGTGTCGAAGGCGACGATCACCACCTCAGCGTGCCCGGTGCGGCCGGAGCACACCTCCTCGTAGGTGGGGTTGGGGGTGGAGCCGCCGGCGTATCCGACGGCGGTCACCCACACGCCCGGCGCCTCCCAGTAGAGCTTCTCCTCGCCCCAGAAGCAGCCGAGGGCGAACACCGCGGTCTCGATGCCCTTGGGGAACGGCGGATGCATCGACCGCCCGTTGACGAAGTGGGTGTCGGAGGTCGGGATCGCATCCGGCCGCCCCGGCAAGGCGTCGGCGGGATCGATCATTTCGGTCTTGCGAAAGAGCATGGGGTGGATGGTAGGAGGCGCGATTCGCAATTCGCGATTCGCAATTCGCAAGCGGCAAACCCCGACGTGGGGTCTCGCGACGCGTTAGCCCTCCCCCTCCGTCAGCGGCCTTCGGCCCGCTGCCACCTCCCCCTTCGGGGGAGGGGACCGCGAGGGAAGGGTCGTTGCGTCAGCGGTCTGGCGTCCCTGCCGCCTCCCATTCGGGGGCCTTCTTCGGTTCCTCCCCCCCGTAGGGGGGAGTACCGCCGGGAGCGGAGCGAGCGGCGGGGAGGGGGGAGGGCGAACCCTTCGTAGGGCCTCGCGACGCGTCTGGCCTCCCCCTCCGTCATCGGCCTTCGGGCCGCTGCCACCTCCCCCTTCGGGGGAGGAAAGTGAGGAGCGACGCGTCATCCCTCTGTTACCCCCCAAACTCGCCCGGCGCACCTGCCGTCTTACGGCTCTTACTGGCCACTGGCCGCTGGCCACTCTTGCCTAACCCCGCTTCTTCCTTCTTCTCGCCAGCATCCATAGGAGGGCGGCGCCGACCGCGCTGGCCACGGTGGCGCCTGAGATGAGCGGGACCGGGCGGGTCAGCCGCTTGACCAGGCTCACCTGGCGGTGGAACGCGAGGATCGGCCAGCCGCGTTGGGCGGCTACCTCTCGAAGCTCCTTGTCGGGGTTGACCGCGTGCGGGTAGCCGACGATCTCCAGCAGCGGGAGATCGGTGGCGCTGTCCGAGTAGGCGAACGAGTCGGCGAGGTCGATGTTCTGGACGGCGGCGAGGCGTTCCACCGCGGCGGCCTTCGCCGGTCCGTACACGTACTCCTCAACCGTGCCGGTGTAGCGGCCCTCTGCGTCGGTACCGGTCCTGGTGGCGACCACGTCGGGCACCCCCAGGTACTTGGCGAGGGGCCGGACCACCTCCTCGGGGCTCGCCGACACGATGAAGACGCGTCGGCCTTCGCGAAGGTGCTCGTCGATGAGGAACAGGGCTTCGGCGTAGACGATCGGTGAGACGATCTCCTCCAGCGCCTCCTCCACCACCCGCTCCACCTCGGCGCGGTCCCAGCCCTTGGTGAGCTTCAGAAGGGAGTCACGGGTCCTCTCCAGTTGGTCCTCGCCCGCCCCGAACAGCACGTAGATCAGCTGGCTGACCGAGGCGCGCAGCAGTGCCGGGCGACCCATCAGGCCGGCCTTGTAGAGCCGTCCGGTGAACGCCAGCGTCGACGACCGGGCGATCACCGTCTTGTCGAGATCGAAGAAGGCAGCCTGGGCCATGGGGGCCGAGTGTACGGAGCGCAAGGATTTCGGAGTCGGTCGCACCCTGCGGGGAGGGGTGAGGACGCTCAACGCTCAACGCAAGACAAGGAGGTGACCCTCTCCTGATGGCGACTGGTGACTCCCATACAACCCCCTTGAGTCGCGGGGGTCCCTCCCATACGGTCGGCCTATGCCCGTGCTCGCTGTGTGGACGCCGCTCGACGGCTTGCTCGGTGCCCTGGCGCCGGTCGGACTGGCACTGAGCGCGGGTGACGCCCTCGTCGTCGACCTGGACCCGGGTGGTCCCGCCTATCCGGGCGAGCGGAGTCTGGCCGATCTGGTCGTCGATGGGCCCCGGAAACCGGACCTGACCCCACGCCGCGGCGTCGGCGTGCTGCGCAACGGTGGGGTCGCTCCGGAACGGTCCCGGGCGGTGGTCGAGGCGCTGGTGGGTGCGCACCCGACGGTGGTGTTGCGGCTCCCGCCGAGGCCGGCGCCGGAGGGCGGTCGGTGGCCGGTGGTGCCGGTGCGGCTGTTGATCCCCGGAGGATGGTTCGAGGCCCCCGGCCCAGCGGTGTTCCAGGCGACCCCGGCGTGGGAGACGATGCCGGCCATCGGGGTTCGACTCCCGGTGCCGTCGCCCGACACCGTGCGCGCCATCCTGCTCGGCCGCCGACCATCGTCGCGCGACCGCTGGGTACGCGCCTTCCGATCGGTGTGGGGGCTGCCGTGGCGGCCGTAGATCGTATCGTGGAGCGGCTGCTCGATTCCGGTGTGCCGCTGCGTCGTCACGAGCTCGCCCGGGCCGCCCGTGCCCTTGCCACCGAGGAGGCACCGCTCGACCCGGGTGCCGCGCGCGCTGCGGTCGACGAGCTGGTGGGTCTGGGACCGATCGAGCCGTTGCTAGCCGATCCGATGATCAGCGACATCCTGGTCAACGGACCTGATGAGGTGTGGGTGGAGCGGTCGGGTCGGCTGGAGCGGACCCCGATCCGCTTCTCCTCGGCAGACGCCGTCGTCGCCGCCGTGGAGCGGGTCCTCGCCCCGCTCGGCCTGCGCATCGATCGGGCGTCACCTGCGGTGGATGCGCGGCTCGCCGATGGCTCCCGACTGCACGCGGTCATCCCGCCGGCATCGGTGGACGGACCGGTGGTCGCCATCCGGCGATTCGTGCCCACCGTGACCAGCCTGTCGGATCTCGTCGCTGCCGGAGGCGTCGACGAGTCGGGCGCTGCCCTGCTCGACAGGCTGGTCGGAGACCGGGCCAACCTCCTCGTCTCCGGTGGAACCGGTACCGGCAAGACCACGCTGCTCAACGTGCTCGCCGGGTTGATCCCGGCGTCGGAACGGGTGGTGACGGTGGAGGATGCCGCCGAGCTTCGTCTCCCTGGGCACGTCGTCCGACTCGAGGGGCGGCCCCCAAACGCCGAAGGCGCCGGCGAGATCACACTCCGCACGCTCTCCCGCCATGCCCTGCGACTCCGGCCGGACCGGCTCGTCGTCGGCGAGGTACGCGGACCGGAGGCGCTCGACCTGATCCAGGCGATGAGTACGGGTCACGACGGTTCGATGGGAACGGTCCACGCCAACGGCGCCGAAGAGGCGATGTGGCGAGTCGAGAGCCTTGCCATGTCGGGCGTCCATCGCATCCCCGAGGATGCGGTCCGCCGGTTGCTGTGGTCCTCGGTGGACGCGGTGGTGCACCTGGAGCGCCGGGAGGGTGCTCGCCGCGTCGCGGTGGTGGCAGCGGTCCGGGATGGCTCGCTCGACGAGGTCTGGCCGTGTTGACCGCGGTCCTCGCCGGCCTCGGCCTCGTTTCCGGGATGCCTCTGGCAGTGGTTGGACTCGTGGTGCTGGCGCTGTGGGAGCCCTGGCTGGTAGTCGTCGGCGCGACCGGGTGGGCAGTGCTGACCCGGCTTCGCGCCCAAACCTACCGGCCATCGGCCGATGATGAGGCCGCCTTCCTCCGAGCCTTCGCTGCGGAGATGAGTTCCGGGGCCTCGCTGCGGTCGGCACTCGCCACCGCGGTCGACCAGTTCCCGGGCCTCCGGCTCGTACTCGCCGGACGCATGTCTCGGAGCGGTGTCGCCGCCCACCGCATCGCCGACGTCCTGTCCTCGGCCCTCCCCGTGAACGGTCGCCTCGCCGGGGCGGCCTGGCTGCTGGCGGCGCGGTCCGGTGGGCCGGCCGCCGCCGTCGCCCAGATGATCGCTGTGCTGTCCGCCGAGCATGGAGAACTCGCCCGCGAGCGGAAGGCGCTCACCGCCCAGGCACGGGCGTCGGCGTGGGTCGTCGCCTCCATCCCGTTGATCCTGCTGGTAGCCACCATCGGCAGCGGTCGGGTGTCCCTCGACGATCCGGGTCTGATGCCGATCCTGGCGGCGGGTGTCGCCATGCAGGCCGCCGGAGTGGCGATCGTCGTGACGATGCTGAGGCGATCGGCGCAATGACGAGGCTCCTCGTCGTCATCACCCTCGGGTGGTTCGTGTTCCACCGGTTCCGGCCGGGTGGCGGAACACTCGGGGCCGTCCTCGCCGGGTCGGTCCTCGTGTCGCCGCTCGTGGCCGCAGCCGTGGGGTCGGTTGCCGTCGCCCGGACTCGGTGGCGCCGGGCGGCGGCCGTGAAGCAGCGCGGCGCGCTGGTCGAGGCGGATGCCACGCTGCTTGCCGATCTCGTGGCACTCGGTCTCACCGCGGGCCTCAGCGTGCGAGGCGCGCTGGAGGAAGCACGCCCGCACCTCGGCTCCTACCTCGGTGACGATGTCGATCGCTTGCTCGATGACATGGAGCGTCGCGGTGCCGCGGCCGCACTGAGCGCGGCATCGGGTGCGCTCGAGCCAATCGGTCGTGTCGCCTCGGCGGCGGCGCTTTCCGGTGCCCCACTCGCCTCGGCGATCGCGGCCCACGCCACGGCGCGGCGGCGCACCGAGCACGCCGCTCGGGTGACGGCCGCCCGCAGACTCCCCGTGCGGTTGCTCCTTCCGCTGGCCCTTTTGATCCTGCCCGGCTTCGTGCTGCTGGCGGTGGGGCCGGCTCTCCTTCAGGCGCTGGCGCGGCTCGGTACCGCTCCCTGACAGAAAGGCATGCCCATGCACCATCTCAGATCCGATGCCGGCCAGGCGACCGCCGAATACGCACTGGTGATCGTCGCCGCCGCCATCGTCGCGCTCGCACTGATCACCTGGGCGTCCGGGTCGAATGCACTGCCGGCCTTCTTCGACGCCGTGATCGCGCGCGTTCGCGGCATCGCCGGGTGAGGGACGAGTCGGGGAGCGCCGCCGTGGAGTTCGCGTTGGTTCTTCCGTTGGTCCTACTCGTCCTGCTCGCCGTCGTAGAAGTGGCGGTCGTGGCTCGCGCTCAGCTCGAGGTGACACATGCCGCCCGCGAGGGGGCGCGTCAGGCGGCGACCCAGCCGGGAACCGACCGCGCCGTGGAGGCCGTTCGACGATCGCTCGGCGCCGCGGGCTCCGAGGCCCGTGTCACCGTCAGACGGGACACGTACGTCGGGGGAAACGCCGAGGTCGTGGTGCACCTACGACATCGCATCGCCGCGCCCCTGTTCGGTGGCGTCGAGGTGGTGCTGGTTGGCAGAGCGGTGATGCGTGTCGAGAGGTGAGCGCGGTGCAGCGTCGCTCCTGCTGCTGGGTGTCATCGCCATCGCGCTGCTCCTCGGCGCGGCGCTCGGTTCGGTCGGTGCCTATTTCCGGACCCGTGTCGAGGCGACGACGGCGGCGGATGCCGCCGCACTCGCTGCCGCACCGGTGACCTTCCTTCCGTTCGGTGCCTCCGGGTCGCCGACGGATGAGGCGCGTCGCCTGGCCGCCGCCAATGGCGCCACGCTTATCTCGTGTGTGTGCCGGCTGGACCGGTCATGGGATCCGCGTACCGTCCACGTCGAAGTGGAGAAGGTCGCCCATCTCTGGCCTGCGGGCCGCATCGCCGTCCGCGCCGTCGGCAAGGCCGAGTTCACCCCGGCGAGGCTGTTGAGTAGCGAGTAGCGGATCAACGCTCAACGCTCAACGCTGAACGCCCGACGCGTCTTGCGTTGAGCGTTTTGCGTCCTCCCCCCTGTAATCCCACCCCCTTCTCGGACATAGACACCATCATGGAGAGCACGATGACCGCCATTCGTAGTGGCTCGGCCCCGTGGTCCTCGGAGGAGACGTTCCGCAGCCTGTTCCACAGGTATTACGGGTCGGTGTTCGCATACGCCGCTCGTCGCCTGGGACGGGATGAAGCGGGCGACGCCGCCTCCGAAGTGTTCACGGTGGCCTGGCGAAGCATCCGACGAATCCCCGAGGGGTCCGAATTGCCGTGGTTGTACGGCGTGGCCCGCAAGGTCGTCGCCAACCAGCGCAGGTCGGTGGCCCGACGGCTTCGCTTGCAGGAGAGGGCGCGGTTCGCCCCGCCCCCACCGGCAGTGGAGGATCCCGTCGATCTCGACGCCGTGTTGGCGTCGCTGTCGGAGGCCGATAAAGAGGTGCTCATGCTTGCCGCCTGGGAGGGTCTCGACCCGACCGGGATGGGGCAGGTGCTCGGCTGCACGGCCAACGCCGCCGCGGTGCGACTGCATCGCGCCCGGGTGCGTCTCTCCGAAGCCTGGGGTCATGACGATGGAGGTGTCCGATGAGCCGCGACCCGTTCGAGCACATGCGTGACCGCAACCCGGTCCCGCCCGAAGACGAGCCGATGGCCCCGGCGGCGCTCGCCGAGCGCATCATGGGGACCAGGGCCCGCACCGCTCGCCGGCCGATGCCCGGCTGGGCTATCGCTACGGCCGCGGCCGCTGCGGTCCTGGCGGTCGGCGGGGTCATGATGATCCTGACCGGTCCGCGCACGCCGGTGGTGGGCGACGGTGGCACCACTACGACGGCGGCGGCTGAGACCACGACGACGCAGCCGGTCGTCTCCTTCGTGGAGACCCGGGCCTACTTCTTCGCCGAACTCGACGACGGGTGGGTGAGCGGACCGTTCCTGATCTCCATCGCGGTCCGCGCCGAAGTGCGCGGCGATGACGGCGACGTCCCGGGGATCGCCCACCAGGCGCTCACCGCGCTGTTCGATGGCGACGTCGACGGCCCGGTCGGCTTCTCCAGCACGATCCCAGAGGATGCGGTGTACTCGGGTCTCGAGTACGACGAGGTCACCGGAGTCGTCACGGTCTACGTATCGGCCGAGTTCGTCGGTGGCGGCGGGTCGTTCTCGATGATGGGGCGCCTCGCCCAGGTGATCTACACCGCCACCGCGGTCGACGGCGTCACCGGCGTGCGCTTCGAGGTCGGCGGCGAGCCCACCACCGTGTTCGGCGGTGAGGGC
This genomic window from Acidimicrobiia bacterium contains:
- a CDS encoding TadE family type IV pilus minor pilin; amino-acid sequence: MEFALVLPLVLLVLLAVVEVAVVARAQLEVTHAAREGARQAATQPGTDRAVEAVRRSLGAAGSEARVTVRRDTYVGGNAEVVVHLRHRIAAPLFGGVEVVLVGRAVMRVER
- a CDS encoding ATPase, T2SS/T4P/T4SS family, which gives rise to MAAVDRIVERLLDSGVPLRRHELARAARALATEEAPLDPGAARAAVDELVGLGPIEPLLADPMISDILVNGPDEVWVERSGRLERTPIRFSSADAVVAAVERVLAPLGLRIDRASPAVDARLADGSRLHAVIPPASVDGPVVAIRRFVPTVTSLSDLVAAGGVDESGAALLDRLVGDRANLLVSGGTGTGKTTLLNVLAGLIPASERVVTVEDAAELRLPGHVVRLEGRPPNAEGAGEITLRTLSRHALRLRPDRLVVGEVRGPEALDLIQAMSTGHDGSMGTVHANGAEEAMWRVESLAMSGVHRIPEDAVRRLLWSSVDAVVHLERREGARRVAVVAAVRDGSLDEVWPC
- a CDS encoding DUF4244 domain-containing protein yields the protein MHHLRSDAGQATAEYALVIVAAAIVALALITWASGSNALPAFFDAVIARVRGIAG
- a CDS encoding HAD family hydrolase; protein product: MAQAAFFDLDKTVIARSSTLAFTGRLYKAGLMGRPALLRASVSQLIYVLFGAGEDQLERTRDSLLKLTKGWDRAEVERVVEEALEEIVSPIVYAEALFLIDEHLREGRRVFIVSASPEEVVRPLAKYLGVPDVVATRTGTDAEGRYTGTVEEYVYGPAKAAAVERLAAVQNIDLADSFAYSDSATDLPLLEIVGYPHAVNPDKELREVAAQRGWPILAFHRQVSLVKRLTRPVPLISGATVASAVGAALLWMLARRRKKRG
- a CDS encoding Rv3654c family TadE-like protein, translating into MSRGERGAASLLLLGVIAIALLLGAALGSVGAYFRTRVEATTAADAAALAAAPVTFLPFGASGSPTDEARRLAAANGATLISCVCRLDRSWDPRTVHVEVEKVAHLWPAGRIAVRAVGKAEFTPARLLSSE
- a CDS encoding sigma-70 family RNA polymerase sigma factor, translated to MTAIRSGSAPWSSEETFRSLFHRYYGSVFAYAARRLGRDEAGDAASEVFTVAWRSIRRIPEGSELPWLYGVARKVVANQRRSVARRLRLQERARFAPPPPAVEDPVDLDAVLASLSEADKEVLMLAAWEGLDPTGMGQVLGCTANAAAVRLHRARVRLSEAWGHDDGGVR
- a CDS encoding winged helix-turn-helix domain-containing protein, with amino-acid sequence MPTKDDPIAHRSIKAPREGVLVLDADQAKILADRTRNDIIVLLAERPASTQQLAEAMGRPKGSIGYHLKLLEEAGLIEVVHTEQVRAITEKYYGRVATTYVFPHVGEDGPGNDFILEALEEMRPEKDHEEAFFTLRHARIEEDRVTEFADELLAIAERFAVEPRSGTTVYGLLMGMYPTDRPSLPPVSTDEAPKERE
- a CDS encoding MFS transporter, whose translation is MTVQEAPAATPKVRLGPNYWKLWWASLTSNLGDGAGMIAYLWVASAVTRNPVLIALIAVAGQLPWLVFTLPAGVLTDRLDRRKILVSMDFLRAALMVVLGIGVLMTASSLPTVAEVTGGIDLPTNVGLYLVLMSTALLRGMAEVLRDNTAQTFMPAIVHKSNLEKANGNLWGAEMVANQFVGPPIGSILLGIGFAIPFFVTGAGFALAALLILTIKGDFRPKRAAAEISVEERRGEFVRDIKRGFGWLWKHPLLRPMAIILGFMNALGMVTFSVFILFAQEELDLGTGLFTGVLAPMADFFGMSSVAAFTFALLMMGGAVGGVIGAVVAPKVSRAIGPGPALALTLVAQGLTPLVIGLSTKWWMVWLMFLAATFTGLLWNVITVSLRQSIIPDDLLGRVNSVYRFFAWGMMPIGSLVGGGIAALTAVFASRSLSLRMPFLVASAAGFVLLVYALPRLTTEKIEAARREAESSTPEAS
- a CDS encoding type II secretion system F family protein, which codes for MTRLLVVITLGWFVFHRFRPGGGTLGAVLAGSVLVSPLVAAAVGSVAVARTRWRRAAAVKQRGALVEADATLLADLVALGLTAGLSVRGALEEARPHLGSYLGDDVDRLLDDMERRGAAAALSAASGALEPIGRVASAAALSGAPLASAIAAHATARRRTEHAARVTAARRLPVRLLLPLALLILPGFVLLAVGPALLQALARLGTAP
- the msrA gene encoding peptide-methionine (S)-S-oxide reductase MsrA, yielding MLFRKTEMIDPADALPGRPDAIPTSDTHFVNGRSMHPPFPKGIETAVFALGCFWGEEKLYWEAPGVWVTAVGYAGGSTPNPTYEEVCSGRTGHAEVVIVAFDTNEISYEELLAIFWEHHDPTQGMRQGNDIGTQYRSAVYTIGDEQLAAAERSRDVFQANLTDAGMATITTEIQPLDVVYYAEDYHQQYLAKNPNGYCPDHSCGVKYADG